The following proteins come from a genomic window of Tepidiforma thermophila:
- a CDS encoding Gfo/Idh/MocA family protein: MSTIRIGLIGAGANTAARHIPGFRRIPGVEIVGVVNRTPESSRRVADQFGIPRVFESPEAVCADPEIDAVCIGTWPYKHRDYTIMALEAGKHVLCEARMAMDLPEALEMLAAAQRRPELVAQLVPAPFDFRLGPTITRLIAEGALGEVREVTVRVLNGQGLDPHAPLHWRQRRDYSGRNVQMFGIYVEIIERWLGRHAGSVTADGAILIPERRDPETGQMAPVTVPDTYVVCGELARGARITYHLSTMAAGAEANGIAVHGTKAVLRWRPDDTAEVVTFGQPHGHPLEPDPGTDRGWRVEEDFIASIREGAPVRLTNFEDGVAYMRVVDAAHRSWEEGRRLPLGE; this comes from the coding sequence ATGAGCACCATCCGCATCGGCCTCATCGGCGCGGGCGCCAACACCGCCGCCCGGCACATCCCCGGCTTCCGCCGCATCCCCGGCGTCGAAATCGTCGGCGTCGTCAACCGCACCCCCGAGAGCTCCCGCCGCGTCGCCGACCAGTTCGGCATCCCGCGCGTCTTCGAATCCCCCGAAGCCGTCTGCGCCGACCCCGAAATCGACGCCGTTTGCATCGGCACCTGGCCCTACAAACACCGCGACTACACCATCATGGCCCTCGAAGCCGGCAAGCACGTCCTCTGCGAAGCCCGCATGGCCATGGACCTCCCCGAGGCCCTCGAGATGCTCGCCGCGGCGCAGCGCCGCCCGGAGCTCGTCGCCCAGCTCGTGCCCGCCCCGTTCGATTTCCGCCTCGGGCCCACCATCACCCGGCTCATCGCCGAAGGCGCCCTCGGCGAAGTCCGCGAAGTCACCGTCCGCGTCCTCAACGGGCAGGGGCTCGATCCCCACGCCCCGCTCCACTGGCGGCAGCGGCGCGACTACTCCGGGCGGAACGTGCAGATGTTCGGCATCTACGTCGAAATCATCGAGCGGTGGCTCGGCCGCCACGCCGGGAGCGTCACCGCCGACGGCGCCATCCTCATCCCCGAGCGGCGCGACCCCGAGACCGGGCAGATGGCGCCCGTCACCGTGCCCGATACCTACGTCGTCTGCGGCGAACTCGCCCGCGGCGCGCGCATCACCTACCACCTGAGCACCATGGCCGCCGGCGCCGAAGCGAACGGCATCGCCGTCCATGGCACGAAGGCGGTGCTCCGCTGGCGCCCGGATGACACCGCCGAGGTCGTCACCTTCGGCCAGCCGCACGGCCACCCGCTCGAACCCGACCCCGGCACCGACCGCGGCTGGCGGGTCGAAGAGGACTTCATCGCCTCCATCCGCGAGGGCGCGCCCGTCCGGCTCACGAACTTCGAAGACGGCGTCGCCTACATGCGCGTCGTCGATGCCGCCCACCGCAGCTGGGAAGAAGGCCGCCGCCTCCCCCTCGGGGAGTAA
- a CDS encoding helix-turn-helix domain-containing protein → MSEPLPRPARCDALPEHTDYRDTGCDLAPSCLACPLPKCRYDLPGGLAAMLRSRRDAAIAEAVRRRHLPIDDVAEMFGLSRRSVFRALRRVERPGRQQ, encoded by the coding sequence ATGTCTGAGCCGCTTCCCCGGCCCGCCCGCTGCGACGCCCTGCCCGAGCACACCGACTACCGTGATACGGGCTGTGACCTCGCGCCGTCCTGCCTCGCCTGCCCGCTGCCGAAGTGCCGCTACGACCTGCCAGGCGGCCTCGCCGCCATGCTCCGCTCCAGGCGCGATGCCGCCATCGCCGAAGCCGTCCGCCGCCGCCACCTGCCCATCGACGACGTCGCCGAGATGTTCGGCCTCTCCCGCCGGAGCGTCTTCCGCGCCCTTCGCCGCGTCGAACGGCCGGGCCGGCAGCAGTGA